The Macaca thibetana thibetana isolate TM-01 chromosome 19, ASM2454274v1, whole genome shotgun sequence genome has a segment encoding these proteins:
- the CRLF1 gene encoding cytokine receptor-like factor 1 has translation MPAGRRGPAAQSARRPPPLLPLLLLCVLGAPQAGSGAHTAVISPQDPTLLIGSSLLATCSVHGDPPGATAEGLYWTLNGRRLPPELSRVLNASTLALALANLNGSRQQSGDNLVCHARDGSILAGSCLYVGLPPEKPVNISCWSKNMKDLTCRWTPGAHGETFLHTNYSLKYKLRWYGQDNTCEEYHTVGPHSCHIPKDLALFTPYEIWVEATNRLGSARSDVLTLDILDVVTTDPPPDVHVSRVGGLEDQLSVRWVSPPALKDFLFQAKYQIRYRVEDSVDWKVVDDVSNQTSCRLAGLKPGTVYFVQVRCNPFGIYGSKKAGIWSEWSHPTAASTPRSERSGPGGGACEPRGGEPSSGPVRRELKQFLGWLKKHAYCSNLSFRLYDQWRAWMQKSHKTRNQHRTRGSCPRADGARREVLPDKL, from the exons ACACAGCTGTAATCAGCCCCCAGGATCCCACGCTTCTCATCGGCTCCTCCCTGCTGGCCACCTGCTCAGTGCACGGAGACCCGCCAGGAGCCACTGCCGAGGGCCTCTACTGGACCCTCAACGGACGCCGCCTGCCCCCCGAGCTCTCCCGTGTGCTCAACGCCTCCACCTTGGCTCTGGCCCTGGCCAACCTCAACGGGTCCAGGCAGCAGTCGGGGGACAACCTTGTGTGCCACGCCCGCGACGGCAGCATCCTGGCTGGCTCCTGCCTCTATGTTGGCC TGCCCCCAGAGAAACCCGTCAACATCAGCTGCTGGTCCAAGAACATGAAGGACTTGACCTGCCGCTGGACACCAGGGGCCCACGGGGAGACGTTCCTCCACACCAACTACTCCCTCAAGTACAAGCTTAG GTGGTATGGGCAGGACAACACGTGTGAGGAGTACCACACAGTGGGGCCCCACTCCTGCCACATCCCCAAGGACCTGGCTCTCTTTACGCCCTATGAGATCTGGGTGGAGGCCACCAACCGCCTGGGCTCTGCCCGTTCCGATGTGCTCACGCTGGATATCCTGGATGTGG TGACCACGGACCCCCCGCCCGATGTGCACGTGAGCCGCGTTGGGGGCCTGGAGGACCAGCTGAGCGTGCGCTGGGTGTCGCCACCCGCCCTCAAGGATTTCCTCTTTCAAGCCAAATACCAGATCCGCTACCGAGTGGAGGACAGTGTGGACTGGAAG GTGGTGGACGATGTGAGCAACCAGACCTCCTGCCGCCTGGCCGGCCTGAAACCCGGCACCGTGTACTTCGTGCAAGTGCGCTGCAACCCCTTTGGCATCTACGGCTCCAAGAAAGCCGGGATCTGGAGTGAGTGGAGCCACCCCACAGCCGCCTCCACCCCCCGCAGTG AGCGCTCGGGCCCGGGCGGCGGGGCGTGCGAGCCGCGGGGCGGAGAGCCGAGCTCGGGGCCGGTGCGGCGCGAGCTCAAGCAGTTCCTGGGCTGGCTCAAGAAGCACGCGTACtgctccaacctcagcttccgCCTCTACGACCAGTGGCGTGCCTGGATGCAGAAGTCGCACAAAACCCGCAACCAG CACAGGACGAGGGGATCCTGCCCTCGGGCAGACGGGGCACGGCGAGAG GTCCTGCCAGATAAGCTCTAG